A single window of Senegalia massiliensis DNA harbors:
- a CDS encoding ABC transporter permease: MLDNIAEIFDYTLIHATIRSSTPILFAALAAIITQQADILNIGVEGIMLSGAFVAVAVSFYTGSWLFAVIAAILVGVIISAIIGIAHLKYKADVFAVGTIINMLALALTRFFLNSILGVSGSFYSKEIVAIPKVNIPFIENNEFLNSIFNNYSLFEIVGIIMVFVLWYVLYKTVWGLRIRSVGLNSMAAETAGLNVFKNKFRVILISGVFGGIAGAHLSLGYSNLFVENMTNGRGFMGVAAMFFGGANPIFAWIGSLIFGLADSVGSRLQAYGLPSQFILMIPYVATIAILAISMASKIKRDKKMKSTIKS, encoded by the coding sequence ATGTTGGATAATATAGCAGAAATATTTGATTATACTTTAATTCATGCTACAATCAGATCTTCTACTCCTATACTTTTTGCTGCATTAGCTGCAATAATAACTCAACAAGCTGATATATTAAATATTGGTGTAGAAGGTATAATGTTATCAGGAGCTTTTGTAGCAGTAGCAGTAAGTTTTTATACGGGAAGTTGGTTATTTGCAGTAATAGCTGCTATTTTAGTAGGGGTTATTATATCTGCAATTATTGGAATTGCGCATTTAAAATATAAGGCAGATGTATTTGCAGTAGGTACAATAATAAACATGTTAGCACTAGCTCTGACCAGGTTCTTTTTGAATAGTATACTTGGAGTATCTGGTAGTTTTTATTCAAAAGAAATAGTTGCTATTCCTAAAGTAAATATACCTTTTATAGAAAACAATGAATTTTTAAATAGTATATTTAATAACTATTCTCTTTTTGAAATAGTAGGAATTATCATGGTTTTTGTACTATGGTATGTATTATATAAAACAGTTTGGGGATTAAGAATCCGTTCTGTTGGATTAAATTCAATGGCAGCAGAAACAGCAGGGTTAAATGTATTTAAAAATAAGTTTCGTGTTATTTTAATTTCTGGAGTATTTGGTGGAATTGCAGGAGCTCATTTATCCCTTGGATATTCTAATTTATTTGTAGAGAATATGACAAATGGTAGAGGCTTCATGGGAGTAGCAGCAATGTTCTTTGGAGGTGCAAATCCAATATTTGCTTGGATAGGAAGTTTAATATTTGGATTAGCAGATTCAGTAGGATCTAGACTACAAGCATATGGACTACCATCTCAATTTATACTGATGATACCATATGTTGCAACAATAGCAATATTAGCTATATCAATGGCAAGTAAAATTAAGAGAGACAAAAAGATGAAAAGTACTATTAAAAGTTAA
- a CDS encoding nucleoside hydrolase has protein sequence MEKEKIILDVDPGHDDAIAIMLAANNPKIELLGITVVAGNQVLEKTVKNTLNVCSHLDIRVPIAAGMSKPMVREQIIADDIHGETGLDGPEFGEITVELDKRHAVDFIIDTLLESDGDITLVPTGPLSNIAMAMRKEPKIVDKIKKIVLMGGAYTLGNVTPSAEFNILVDPEAAHIVFTSGRPIVMMGLDLTRQALAKQEVVDKINTIGNKASDLFVDIIEFFTKTQKEVFGWEAPPTHDPTTVAYLIDPSIVETKSMYTEIEIWSQLSYGRTICDFFNITGKEPNAEIAINLDFDKYWNLIYDTLKMYS, from the coding sequence ATGGAAAAAGAGAAGATAATATTAGATGTAGATCCAGGTCATGATGACGCTATAGCTATAATGTTAGCAGCTAATAATCCAAAAATTGAATTACTTGGCATAACAGTAGTTGCAGGAAATCAAGTATTAGAAAAAACAGTAAAAAACACTCTAAATGTGTGTTCTCACTTAGATATAAGAGTTCCTATAGCAGCAGGAATGTCAAAACCAATGGTTAGAGAACAAATAATTGCAGATGACATACATGGTGAAACTGGATTAGATGGTCCAGAATTTGGTGAAATTACAGTTGAATTAGATAAAAGACATGCAGTAGATTTTATTATTGATACACTTTTGGAGTCTGATGGGGATATAACATTAGTACCTACAGGACCTTTATCAAATATAGCTATGGCAATGAGAAAAGAACCTAAAATTGTAGATAAAATCAAAAAAATTGTATTAATGGGAGGTGCTTATACATTAGGTAATGTAACACCTTCAGCAGAATTTAATATTTTAGTAGATCCAGAAGCAGCACATATAGTATTTACATCAGGAAGACCAATAGTAATGATGGGATTAGATTTAACTAGACAAGCATTAGCAAAACAAGAAGTTGTAGATAAAATAAATACAATAGGAAATAAAGCTTCAGATTTATTTGTAGATATTATAGAGTTCTTTACAAAAACACAAAAAGAAGTTTTTGGATGGGAAGCACCACCAACACATGATCCTACAACTGTAGCATATTTAATTGACCCTTCAATAGTAGAAACTAAATCAATGTATACAGAAATAGAAATTTGGAGTCAATTATCATATGGTAGAACAATATGTGACTTCTTTAATATAACAGGTAAAGAACCAAATGCAGAAATAGCTATAAATTTAGATTTTGATAAGTATTGGAATTTAATATATGACACATTAAAAATGTATAGTTAG
- a CDS encoding M20 family metallopeptidase, protein MDEKLLETFEKNKREYLHSLKKLVSIDTQLLGHGILGGKEKEGQEYIEEIFKSLNADEIFKEPMKEETIEQAYREHNEGNLGHNYEDRYNVVAKFNGKSKGKSILFNGHIDTMPPGELSKWKENPHSPYEKEGKLYGLGTADMKSGLMASIMAVKLIKDAGYEIPVDITITSVVDEEGGGNGSIAAIMNGHKADTAIVCEPSENNIIAAHMGFVFFEVKVKGVALHSGYKWNGVNAIEKAIKLIRALNDMEHKWLMKYKHPLLPPPTLNIGVIEGGTAGSTVPDECTFKLCLHYLPKVMNYDQVVKEVTETINLRAKGDDWLQDNMPEISIYQAGGAFEVDLEDEFVKLAKRSMEQVVGDIQLLGGAAGNDARLFSNILEVPTIIMGPGYAKQCHSPNEYVNIEDYFNFIKIYANLILNMNKE, encoded by the coding sequence ATGGATGAAAAATTATTAGAAACCTTTGAAAAAAATAAAAGAGAATACTTACACAGCTTAAAGAAATTAGTATCTATAGATACTCAACTATTAGGTCACGGAATATTAGGAGGAAAGGAAAAAGAAGGACAAGAATATATAGAAGAAATATTTAAGAGTTTAAATGCAGATGAAATATTCAAAGAACCTATGAAGGAAGAAACTATAGAACAAGCGTATAGAGAACATAATGAAGGTAATCTAGGTCATAACTATGAGGATAGATACAATGTAGTTGCAAAATTTAATGGAAAATCTAAAGGAAAATCCATATTATTTAATGGACATATAGATACTATGCCTCCAGGAGAACTTTCAAAATGGAAAGAAAATCCACATAGTCCATATGAAAAAGAAGGAAAATTATATGGATTAGGAACTGCAGATATGAAGTCAGGTCTGATGGCATCTATAATGGCAGTTAAACTTATAAAAGATGCTGGATATGAAATACCTGTGGATATAACTATAACCTCTGTTGTAGATGAAGAAGGTGGAGGAAATGGATCTATAGCAGCTATAATGAATGGTCATAAAGCAGATACTGCTATTGTATGTGAACCTTCTGAAAATAATATAATAGCAGCACATATGGGATTTGTATTCTTTGAAGTAAAAGTAAAAGGAGTAGCACTACATTCAGGATATAAATGGAATGGAGTAAATGCAATAGAAAAAGCTATAAAATTGATACGAGCTTTAAACGACATGGAACATAAATGGCTTATGAAATATAAGCATCCTCTATTACCTCCACCAACATTAAATATAGGAGTAATAGAAGGAGGTACTGCAGGATCTACAGTACCTGATGAATGTACATTTAAGCTATGTTTGCATTATTTACCAAAAGTTATGAATTATGATCAAGTAGTAAAGGAAGTAACAGAAACTATAAACTTACGTGCTAAAGGGGACGACTGGTTACAAGATAATATGCCTGAAATATCCATATATCAAGCAGGTGGAGCATTTGAAGTTGATTTAGAAGATGAATTTGTAAAATTAGCTAAAAGGTCTATGGAACAAGTAGTAGGGGACATACAATTACTTGGAGGAGCTGCTGGAAATGATGCTAGATTATTTTCAAATATATTAGAAGTTCCAACAATAATAATGGGACCTGGATATGCTAAACAATGTCATAGTCCTAATGAATATGTAAATATAGAAGACTATTTTAATTTTATAAAGATATATGCTAATTTGATATTAAATATGAATAAAGAATAA
- a CDS encoding glutamine amidotransferase: protein MSRILFAGETWFTHTLHVKGFDSFTTSSYGEGIKWIKEALEEGGNEVVHVPNHKVQEDFPYTLEELKEYDLVILSDIGSNTLLLPDSTFVKSEKNPDRCELIKEYVMDGGAFIMIGGYMAFTGIDAKSRYGETAIKDVLPVKCLEKDDRVELPQGITPVIEKEHEILNGVDNNWPHFLGYNKTIAKEDATVLATIGNDPFIAVAEYGKGKSAVFTSDCAPHWGPTEFVEWKYYNKFWNNLIDWVTK from the coding sequence ATGAGTAGAATTTTATTTGCAGGAGAAACTTGGTTTACACATACTTTACATGTGAAAGGATTTGATTCTTTTACAACTAGTTCTTATGGTGAAGGTATAAAATGGATAAAGGAAGCTTTAGAAGAAGGTGGAAATGAAGTAGTACATGTGCCTAATCATAAAGTACAAGAAGATTTTCCATATACATTAGAAGAATTAAAAGAATATGATTTAGTTATTCTTTCTGATATAGGATCAAACACATTATTATTACCTGATTCAACATTTGTAAAAAGTGAAAAAAATCCAGATAGATGTGAATTAATAAAAGAATATGTAATGGATGGTGGAGCATTTATTATGATTGGTGGATATATGGCATTCACAGGAATAGATGCAAAGTCTAGATATGGAGAAACTGCTATAAAAGATGTATTACCAGTTAAATGCTTAGAAAAAGACGATAGAGTAGAATTACCACAAGGAATTACACCAGTAATAGAAAAAGAACATGAAATATTAAATGGTGTAGATAATAATTGGCCACATTTCTTAGGTTATAATAAAACTATTGCAAAAGAAGATGCAACAGTATTAGCAACCATAGGAAATGATCCATTTATAGCTGTAGCAGAATATGGAAAAGGAAAATCAGCAGTATTTACTTCAGATTGTGCACCGCATTGGGGTCCAACTGAATTTGTAGAGTGGAAATATTATAATAAGTTTTGGAATAATCTAATTGATTGGGTAACGAAATAA
- the yhfZ gene encoding GntR family transcriptional regulator YhfZ codes for MYIEERLDTMKQYKDKLMSKNGKVIISLAREMLTYYLDDRIKTVKEYSESYNTARGTIQSALKFLQEIKAVKLESRGHLGTYIVDVDYDKLWSVSDFNVIMGVMPLPYSKRYEGLATGFYKNFEKRNIPFSLAFMRGSSKRIEALTLGRYNFAITSKLAARLEMRKSSNIEIAYEFGEESYVGRHVIVLRDKNKFEIEKNMRVAIDTQSIDQIILTSNECKDKDIEYIETPYNQILNKMSNNEIDAAIWNVDEIKEKNLEYNIVPMSNKESSAKDDTIAVVVIRKDDKDFSNILNRFIDLYKVEQIQQKVMKDELIPIY; via the coding sequence ATGTACATTGAAGAAAGGCTAGATACGATGAAGCAATATAAAGATAAATTAATGTCTAAAAATGGAAAAGTTATTATATCCCTTGCTAGAGAAATGTTAACTTATTACTTAGATGACAGAATAAAAACAGTAAAAGAATATTCAGAGTCTTACAATACTGCTAGAGGAACTATTCAATCTGCTTTAAAATTTCTTCAAGAAATTAAAGCAGTAAAATTAGAATCTAGAGGTCATTTAGGCACATATATAGTTGATGTAGATTATGATAAGCTATGGTCTGTTTCAGATTTTAATGTAATAATGGGTGTTATGCCTTTACCTTATTCTAAAAGATATGAAGGACTAGCTACTGGTTTTTATAAGAACTTTGAAAAAAGGAATATACCTTTTAGTTTAGCTTTTATGAGAGGTTCAAGTAAAAGGATTGAAGCCTTAACTCTTGGAAGATATAATTTTGCTATTACTTCAAAGTTAGCTGCTAGGTTAGAGATGAGAAAATCTTCTAATATTGAAATAGCATATGAATTTGGAGAAGAAAGTTACGTTGGTAGACATGTAATAGTCTTGAGAGATAAGAATAAATTTGAGATAGAAAAAAATATGAGAGTAGCAATAGATACCCAATCTATTGATCAAATTATATTAACATCTAATGAATGTAAAGATAAAGATATAGAATATATAGAAACTCCTTATAATCAGATATTAAATAAGATGAGCAATAATGAAATTGATGCAGCTATTTGGAATGTTGATGAAATAAAAGAAAAAAATTTAGAGTATAATATAGTACCTATGTCTAATAAAGAGAGTTCAGCTAAAGATGATACTATTGCAGTAGTAGTAATAAGAAAAGACGATAAAGATTTTAGTAATATTTTAAATAGATTTATAGACCTTTATAAAGTAGAACAGATACAACAAAAGGTAATGAAAGATGAATTGATACCAATTTATTAA
- a CDS encoding PRD domain-containing protein: MDDLLKQRLELLEQASEIDSDIKNTVIEFADKFEKKYSLEMTEDNSSMLITHLAMALSRIKKGEIVEAMDSLALDEIKQCKIYNDLPEFYNDIEERLNIILPQSEKDFIALHACTLVLK; encoded by the coding sequence ATGGACGATTTATTAAAACAAAGACTTGAACTTTTAGAACAGGCTAGTGAAATAGATAGTGATATAAAAAATACTGTTATAGAGTTTGCTGACAAATTTGAAAAGAAATATTCTTTAGAAATGACTGAAGATAATTCTTCAATGTTAATAACTCACTTAGCTATGGCGTTATCTAGAATTAAAAAAGGTGAAATAGTAGAAGCTATGGATAGCTTAGCTTTAGATGAGATTAAACAATGCAAAATTTATAATGATTTACCTGAGTTTTATAATGATATTGAGGAAAGGTTAAATATAATTTTACCTCAATCAGAAAAGGATTTTATAGCACTTCATGCATGTACTTTAGTACTAAAATAA
- a CDS encoding DUF2620 domain-containing protein: MVKFVVGGQVEKQNIADLIKEVGGEDVEVTVKSDLQAANDVKSGKADYYLGACHTGGGGALSMAIALLTRAKTSTISMPGKPPKEEDIIKAVNEGKLAFGFTGDHYEKAVPIIVREILKK; this comes from the coding sequence ATGGTTAAATTTGTAGTTGGAGGACAAGTAGAAAAGCAAAATATCGCTGATCTAATAAAAGAAGTTGGAGGTGAAGATGTAGAAGTAACTGTAAAATCAGATTTACAAGCAGCTAATGATGTTAAGTCTGGTAAAGCTGATTATTATTTAGGCGCATGTCATACTGGCGGCGGTGGAGCACTTAGCATGGCTATAGCTTTACTTACTAGAGCTAAAACTTCAACAATATCTATGCCTGGTAAACCACCTAAAGAAGAAGATATTATAAAAGCTGTAAATGAAGGAAAATTAGCATTTGGTTTTACAGGTGATCATTACGAAAAAGCAGTTCCTATAATTGTAAGAGAAATTTTAAAAAAATAA
- a CDS encoding YhfT family protein, producing the protein MKIVIISLIGALASIMANKGIAVFNDGLRPIVPEHIEGRMSRKELAATSFAMSFGLVIGFGIPFSLTASILLIHSILLGTDIIGTFSPDGKKGLAISGIVGALYGAGILLGLESVVKAFEMLPVNFMGSLGEVGAPIVIAFAAFPALATGYQYGAKKGLINLGFSMLARQIAIVVSPLAIGAVSINVNPEGSALIVGMIILIIYAVREKSDEEAVDLVSVFAERVKRIKKNVPYLIVMGALVAAATSLNLMAGDPISLNLLAEGKNIDAGFAALARGIGFIPLIASTAIATGVYGPIGMTFVFVVGLFIANPFVSAILGGLVIGIEVLFLDKISKLLDKFPGVRKSGDNIRTAMSKLLEIALLVGGMNAANAIAPGIGFFVVIGLYILNEIAGKPVVKMAVGPISAILVGVLANILSILGLFTPPA; encoded by the coding sequence ATGAAAATAGTAATAATATCATTAATCGGTGCTTTAGCTTCTATAATGGCTAACAAAGGTATAGCAGTATTTAATGATGGATTAAGACCTATAGTTCCAGAACATATTGAAGGAAGAATGAGTAGAAAAGAACTTGCAGCTACTTCATTTGCTATGAGTTTTGGATTAGTTATAGGATTTGGAATTCCATTCTCATTAACAGCAAGCATTCTTTTAATACATTCAATATTATTAGGTACAGATATAATTGGTACTTTTTCACCAGATGGAAAAAAAGGTTTAGCAATATCAGGAATAGTTGGGGCTCTTTATGGAGCAGGAATATTACTAGGACTCGAAAGTGTAGTTAAAGCGTTTGAAATGTTACCAGTGAATTTCATGGGAAGTTTAGGTGAAGTTGGAGCTCCAATAGTAATAGCATTTGCAGCATTCCCAGCTCTTGCTACTGGATATCAATATGGAGCTAAAAAAGGTTTAATAAACTTAGGTTTTTCTATGTTAGCAAGACAAATTGCTATAGTTGTAAGTCCACTTGCAATAGGAGCAGTTTCAATAAATGTTAACCCTGAAGGTTCAGCACTAATTGTAGGTATGATTATATTAATTATTTATGCAGTAAGGGAAAAATCAGATGAAGAAGCTGTAGATTTAGTATCAGTATTTGCAGAAAGAGTAAAAAGAATAAAGAAAAATGTACCATATTTAATAGTTATGGGTGCACTTGTAGCAGCTGCTACTTCTTTAAACTTAATGGCAGGAGATCCTATCTCTCTTAATTTATTAGCAGAAGGTAAGAACATAGATGCAGGCTTTGCAGCTTTAGCTAGAGGTATTGGTTTTATACCATTAATAGCATCTACTGCAATAGCAACAGGTGTATATGGTCCTATAGGAATGACTTTTGTATTTGTTGTAGGATTATTTATAGCAAATCCATTTGTATCAGCAATTCTTGGTGGACTTGTTATTGGAATAGAAGTATTATTCTTAGATAAAATTTCTAAGTTGTTAGATAAATTCCCAGGCGTTAGAAAGTCTGGAGACAATATACGTACTGCAATGTCAAAATTACTTGAAATTGCACTATTAGTTGGAGGTATGAATGCAGCTAATGCAATAGCTCCTGGTATTGGTTTCTTTGTAGTTATAGGTCTTTATATATTAAATGAAATAGCAGGTAAACCAGTAGTTAAAATGGCTGTAGGTCCTATATCAGCAATATTAGTTGGAGTACTTGCAAATATCCTTTCAATTCTAGGGTTATTTACTCCACCAGCATAA
- a CDS encoding amidase family protein, with protein sequence MDETQKNILSQMNKVSKAMLKAKEELNKSVVYQRKGVLDQAVITLEKNPNSNLTLFGIKNTGEIGIEMAMKLENEAGYFFHTIDKMSERGRAIDIDLINPLTGRVMTGSSSGGCVNILKGINDLAIGTDGGGSVLAPAISTGLFSIMAKGMGLKGNSIKSSTDNIKFTPGIGVISHNYNMCKIALNALVDKNHNTNSNKKIRVLVPKKNSITLPNGNDMRDDLERVINLIKEYVEIVEKDFTSLEDRHSSISFCNKMFDEEDIDIILSVEGPIDLYGLGDSVLGTWGEVGSEIQNDSGKYLLKIANMINATAVSIPTSELGMGVLIMAKEGLENGEIAIELGDKIRELYDRPELYNRYFIEEHKSKSLDFI encoded by the coding sequence ATGGATGAAACACAAAAAAATATATTATCACAAATGAATAAAGTTAGTAAGGCTATGTTAAAAGCAAAAGAAGAACTAAACAAAAGTGTAGTGTATCAAAGAAAAGGTGTTCTAGATCAAGCTGTAATTACTCTTGAAAAAAATCCTAATAGCAATTTAACATTATTTGGCATCAAAAATACAGGTGAAATTGGAATTGAGATGGCAATGAAATTAGAAAATGAAGCTGGATATTTTTTTCATACTATAGATAAAATGTCTGAAAGAGGAAGGGCTATAGATATAGACTTAATTAATCCATTGACGGGAAGAGTAATGACAGGTTCATCTAGTGGTGGCTGTGTCAATATATTAAAGGGAATAAATGATTTAGCCATAGGTACTGATGGAGGTGGTTCTGTTTTAGCTCCTGCTATAAGTACTGGTCTTTTTTCAATTATGGCAAAAGGAATGGGGTTAAAAGGAAATAGCATCAAATCTTCAACTGATAATATAAAATTTACCCCTGGTATAGGAGTAATATCTCATAATTATAATATGTGTAAAATAGCTTTAAATGCACTTGTAGATAAAAATCATAATACAAATAGTAACAAAAAAATTAGAGTTCTTGTTCCAAAGAAAAATTCCATTACTCTTCCTAATGGTAATGATATGAGAGATGATTTAGAAAGAGTAATAAATCTAATAAAAGAGTATGTAGAAATTGTGGAAAAAGATTTTACTAGTTTAGAAGATAGACATTCTTCAATTTCTTTCTGTAATAAAATGTTTGATGAAGAGGATATAGATATTATTTTATCTGTAGAAGGGCCAATAGATTTATATGGACTAGGTGATTCAGTATTAGGTACATGGGGAGAAGTTGGATCTGAAATACAAAATGACTCTGGTAAATATTTATTGAAAATAGCTAATATGATTAATGCTACAGCTGTAAGTATACCTACTTCTGAGCTAGGTATGGGAGTTCTTATTATGGCTAAGGAAGGTTTAGAAAATGGTGAAATTGCTATAGAGTTAGGAGATAAAATAAGAGAATTATATGATAGACCAGAATTATATAATAGATATTTTATTGAAGAACACAAAAGCAAAAGTCTAGATTTTATATAA
- a CDS encoding phosphotriesterase family protein — MSIITVNGEIDKNSLGSTYIHEHLSVDLSAHKKDPDTNFDDVESLIDEIKNIKSKGIDSIVEVTNRGMGRNIEVMKRVADETGINVIASTGFYKEPFLPSYVYEMEEKELSKLLIKDLTEGIDNTDIKAHVIGEIGTSKDTMTDMEHKIFRVAARAHLETGRVFSTHTTLGTYAIKQIEFMKKHNIDLSKVVIGHLDLNCDSDYHLRIADNGCYLAFDTIGKNNYEKDEVRVKYIKNLIDRGHLNQIVLSQDITRKSHLKMNGGIGYDHLIDNFIPKLLEAGITQSQIDKMLKENPRELLDI; from the coding sequence ATGAGTATAATAACTGTAAATGGAGAGATAGATAAAAATAGCTTAGGGTCGACTTATATACATGAGCATTTAAGTGTTGATTTATCAGCTCATAAAAAAGATCCTGATACTAATTTTGATGATGTGGAATCATTGATTGATGAGATTAAAAATATAAAAAGTAAAGGCATAGATAGTATTGTAGAAGTTACAAATAGAGGTATGGGCAGAAATATAGAAGTAATGAAAAGAGTAGCAGATGAAACCGGAATCAATGTTATAGCTAGTACAGGATTTTATAAGGAACCTTTCTTGCCATCATATGTATATGAAATGGAAGAAAAAGAGTTAAGTAAGCTTTTAATAAAAGATCTTACAGAAGGAATAGATAATACTGATATTAAAGCCCATGTAATAGGTGAAATTGGTACTAGTAAGGATACTATGACAGATATGGAACATAAAATATTTAGAGTAGCAGCTAGAGCTCATCTTGAAACTGGTAGAGTTTTCTCTACTCATACTACATTAGGAACCTATGCTATAAAACAAATAGAATTTATGAAAAAACACAATATTGATCTTAGTAAAGTAGTTATAGGTCATTTAGATTTAAACTGTGATTCCGATTATCATTTAAGAATTGCTGATAATGGATGCTATTTAGCTTTTGATACAATAGGAAAAAATAATTATGAGAAAGATGAAGTACGTGTTAAATATATAAAGAATTTAATAGATAGAGGACATTTAAATCAAATAGTACTTTCTCAAGATATAACTAGAAAATCTCATTTAAAAATGAATGGTGGTATTGGTTATGATCATTTAATAGATAATTTTATACCAAAGCTTTTAGAGGCAGGAATAACACAATCACAAATTGATAAAATGTTAAAAGAAAATCCACGTGAATTATTGGATATATAG
- a CDS encoding aminotransferase class I/II-fold pyridoxal phosphate-dependent enzyme, which produces MKAYPIETINIDKAKEKQFKLVDIIHQHFDGYEFLQNGDMGVVPGVGGPKYTRKVESVLADFFGSEDAVLVRGSGTGAIRNVMNTVLKPNQKILIHDAPIYPTTKVIIDSMGIETIKVNFNNISEKDEEKIRNIDFALVQHSRQKLDDSYNLEDVINKIKKVNKNINILVDDNYVVMKADKIGVELGASASAFSLFKLLGPAGIGCVVGNTEIIEKIRNINYSGGSQVQGYEAMDALRSLVYAPVSLAIQAEEGNKIIDTLNSGKIKGVKSSLIANAQSRVILVEFDEPIAKKVLEYSSKLGAAPYPIGAESRYEVTAMFYRVSGTFLKSNPKLEDYIIRINPMRAGSKTVLRVLEQAIEMALQRGDN; this is translated from the coding sequence ATGAAAGCATATCCTATAGAGACTATTAATATAGATAAGGCAAAAGAAAAACAATTTAAACTAGTTGATATAATTCATCAACATTTTGATGGTTATGAATTTCTCCAAAATGGAGATATGGGTGTAGTGCCAGGTGTAGGTGGTCCAAAATATACTAGAAAAGTAGAAAGTGTATTAGCAGATTTTTTTGGTTCAGAAGATGCTGTTTTAGTTCGTGGCTCAGGTACTGGAGCTATAAGAAATGTAATGAATACAGTATTAAAACCTAATCAAAAAATATTAATTCATGATGCACCAATATATCCAACTACAAAAGTAATAATTGATAGTATGGGAATTGAAACTATTAAAGTTAATTTTAATAATATTTCAGAAAAAGATGAAGAAAAAATTAGAAATATAGACTTTGCTCTAGTTCAACATTCAAGGCAAAAATTAGATGATAGCTATAATTTAGAAGATGTAATAAACAAAATTAAAAAGGTTAATAAAAATATAAATATATTAGTAGATGATAACTATGTTGTAATGAAAGCTGATAAAATAGGCGTAGAACTTGGAGCAAGTGCAAGTGCTTTTTCATTATTCAAATTATTAGGACCAGCAGGAATAGGTTGTGTTGTTGGTAATACAGAAATAATAGAGAAAATAAGGAATATTAACTATTCTGGCGGTAGTCAAGTTCAAGGATATGAAGCTATGGATGCTTTAAGGTCATTAGTATATGCACCTGTTTCACTAGCAATTCAAGCTGAAGAAGGAAATAAAATTATAGATACATTAAATTCAGGAAAAATTAAAGGGGTAAAATCTTCTCTTATTGCAAATGCACAATCAAGAGTTATATTAGTTGAGTTTGATGAACCTATAGCAAAAAAAGTTTTAGAATATAGTTCAAAATTAGGGGCAGCTCCTTACCCAATTGGAGCTGAATCTAGATATGAAGTTACTGCTATGTTTTATAGAGTTTCTGGGACGTTTTTGAAATCTAATCCTAAGTTAGAAGATTATATTATACGTATAAATCCAATGAGAGCAGGTTCAAAAACTGTTCTTAGAGTATTAGAGCAAGCTATAGAAATGGCCCTTCAAAGAGGTGATAATTAG